In Nonomuraea muscovyensis, one genomic interval encodes:
- a CDS encoding DoxX family protein, producing the protein MFVAYVAVTLVASALYGLAAVANLIGHDYPKSQADKMRVSRSWMPLLGALLAAGALGLLAGFAVPVLGTLAAAGLVLYFLGALGAHLRVRDYHLGPWAMFFALAVAALAVNLAYRGFS; encoded by the coding sequence GTGTTCGTCGCCTACGTCGCGGTCACCCTCGTCGCCTCGGCACTCTACGGCCTCGCCGCCGTCGCCAACCTCATCGGTCACGACTATCCCAAGAGCCAGGCGGACAAGATGCGCGTGTCCCGATCCTGGATGCCCCTGTTGGGCGCGCTGCTGGCGGCAGGAGCGCTGGGCCTGCTCGCCGGGTTCGCCGTGCCGGTGCTGGGCACGCTCGCCGCCGCCGGCCTCGTGCTGTACTTCCTCGGCGCGCTCGGTGCTCACCTGCGGGTTCGCGACTACCACCTCGGACCGTGGGCGATGTTCTTCGCCCTGGCGGTGGCCGCCCTGGCCGTGAATCTGGCCTACCGGGGTTTCTCGTAA
- a CDS encoding sensor histidine kinase — translation MGDAEGLAGSTGGRQGRLAGGRRLPLRAVLLIVVFVPSLTFAPLLASGMNQLSTQWQEEKAQLDLATTTVGRPAADLFFSLDQERRLTAEVQAGSPGASRDKLAKQRAVTDQAVNAFRPLRTLDTGYGPEGLTEAIARADRDLGLLDQQRRAVDAGWSSEQKAFDYYSGVLESDLGVLTALSNADHSEVAIKARTLVDLFWVVDMIGRADAVLARGWEKGHLTRDEYGLVADAAGTRKHLMRSRVIPSLTGDESRYGKLTTSKAWETMTALEGRLVTSGISAESKEATLRESSAVWRSSVDAVTAQLLELLSLRLGNVEKVGHSHANTLFVIFISISTVGVLALGLVIFTSWRLTSILRRRILRLREDAQELQERLPDVVARLERGEDVDVDAEVRMVEPTPDELGELGHALNLARRSAVLTAVRQAEQHRGFQRMLQRIARRTQILIGLQLKKLDELERRHEDPEVLEGLFDLDHLTARLRRYEENLVILGGGQPQRRWRKPVHLLDVLRAAQGEVQDYRRISVHVEGESWVAERAVGPLVHVLAELMENATTFSKPLTPVEVRAAPVSRGIAVEIEDRGLGMEPEQYAAANALMKSPPQLDVMTHADDVRLGLYVVARLSAGLGLQVELRPSAFGGTRVIVLLPEPLVVDRPRAVPEPAALPEDAPEAATGPQPHPQEGTADARPSHEDAQLPTRSRGRAMAYVTAPAGSPDRDDTPPSPARRPLPQRVRQASLVTELKVPADRDDQTDQETWAVRDQPSRSSATIGAFQRQSRKRRTGDDALPTEPNGSPEPGSPTTEDR, via the coding sequence GTGGGCGACGCGGAGGGCTTAGCGGGATCCACCGGCGGCCGGCAGGGGCGGCTGGCCGGGGGTCGCCGGCTGCCTTTGCGTGCCGTGCTGCTCATCGTCGTGTTCGTCCCCAGCCTGACGTTCGCCCCGCTGCTGGCGTCCGGCATGAACCAGCTGTCCACGCAGTGGCAGGAGGAGAAGGCCCAGCTGGATCTGGCCACCACCACCGTCGGCAGACCTGCGGCTGATCTGTTCTTCAGCCTGGACCAGGAGCGACGGCTCACCGCGGAGGTGCAGGCCGGCTCCCCCGGCGCATCCCGCGACAAGCTCGCCAAGCAGCGCGCGGTGACCGATCAAGCCGTGAACGCCTTCCGTCCGCTGAGGACCCTGGACACCGGCTACGGACCGGAAGGGCTGACCGAGGCCATCGCCCGGGCCGACCGCGACCTCGGCCTCCTCGACCAGCAGCGCCGGGCGGTGGACGCCGGTTGGTCCAGCGAGCAGAAGGCGTTCGACTACTACAGCGGCGTCCTCGAGTCGGACCTCGGCGTGCTGACCGCCCTCAGCAACGCCGATCACAGCGAGGTGGCCATCAAGGCGCGGACGCTGGTCGACCTCTTCTGGGTCGTCGACATGATCGGCCGCGCGGACGCCGTTCTGGCCCGTGGCTGGGAGAAGGGGCACCTGACCAGGGACGAGTACGGCCTGGTCGCCGACGCCGCCGGCACCAGGAAGCACCTCATGCGGTCTCGGGTGATCCCCAGTCTCACGGGCGACGAGAGCCGGTACGGGAAGCTCACGACCAGCAAGGCGTGGGAGACCATGACCGCTCTGGAAGGGCGGTTGGTCACCTCCGGGATCAGCGCCGAGAGCAAGGAGGCGACACTCCGCGAGTCCAGCGCCGTGTGGCGGTCCTCGGTGGACGCGGTCACCGCGCAACTGCTGGAACTCCTCAGCCTCCGGCTCGGCAACGTCGAGAAGGTCGGCCACAGCCACGCCAACACGCTCTTCGTGATCTTCATCAGCATCTCCACCGTGGGCGTGCTCGCCCTGGGCCTGGTGATCTTCACGAGCTGGCGCCTCACCTCCATCCTTCGCCGGCGCATCCTCCGCCTGCGCGAGGACGCCCAGGAACTCCAGGAGCGGCTGCCCGACGTGGTCGCCCGGCTGGAGCGCGGCGAGGACGTCGACGTGGACGCCGAAGTACGCATGGTCGAGCCCACCCCCGACGAGCTCGGCGAGCTCGGGCACGCCCTCAATCTGGCCCGCCGCAGCGCTGTCCTCACCGCCGTGCGGCAGGCCGAACAGCACCGTGGCTTCCAACGCATGCTCCAGCGCATCGCCCGCCGTACCCAGATCCTCATCGGCCTCCAGCTGAAGAAGCTGGACGAGCTGGAACGCAGGCACGAGGACCCCGAGGTGCTGGAGGGCCTGTTCGACCTGGACCACCTCACCGCTCGGCTGCGCCGTTACGAGGAGAACCTGGTGATCCTCGGCGGCGGCCAGCCCCAGCGCCGCTGGCGCAAGCCGGTCCACCTGCTCGACGTACTGCGCGCCGCGCAGGGCGAGGTTCAGGACTACCGGCGGATCTCGGTCCACGTCGAGGGCGAATCCTGGGTGGCCGAGCGCGCGGTGGGACCGCTGGTCCACGTCCTGGCGGAGCTCATGGAGAACGCCACCACCTTCTCCAAGCCGCTGACCCCCGTCGAGGTGCGGGCCGCACCGGTCAGCCGGGGCATCGCCGTGGAGATCGAGGACCGCGGCCTCGGCATGGAACCGGAGCAGTACGCCGCCGCCAACGCCCTGATGAAGTCGCCGCCGCAGCTCGACGTGATGACCCACGCCGACGACGTGCGGCTCGGCCTGTACGTGGTCGCCCGGCTCTCCGCGGGCCTGGGGCTCCAGGTGGAGCTGCGGCCGTCGGCCTTCGGCGGCACCCGGGTCATCGTGCTGCTCCCGGAACCGCTGGTGGTGGACCGTCCCCGTGCGGTGCCCGAGCCGGCCGCGCTGCCCGAGGACGCCCCCGAGGCCGCCACCGGCCCGCAGCCCCACCCACAGGAAGGTACGGCCGATGCCCGCCCGTCCCACGAGGACGCGCAGTTGCCGACGCGCTCCAGGGGACGCGCGATGGCCTACGTGACAGCACCCGCCGGATCGCCGGATCGGGACGACACACCCCCGTCGCCCGCCCGCCGGCCGCTGCCCCAGCGGGTGCGCCAGGCCAGCCTGGTCACCGAGCTCAAGGTCCCGGCGGACCGAGATGACCAGACCGACCAGGAGACCTGGGCCGTACGCGACCAGCCCAGCCGATCCAGTGCCACGATCGGCGCGTTCCAGAGGCAGTCGCGCAAGCGCCGGACCGGTGACGACGCCCTCCCCACCGAGCCGAACGGATCCCCCGAGCCCGGCTCCCCTACGACGGAAGATCGATGA
- a CDS encoding RNA polymerase sigma-70 factor encodes MKGGIALSHHTGVHRSTTEHRFAEHRALLHAVAYRVLGSVTEAEDVVQDAWLRWSRVDMATVSDAEGYLVRVAIRLAIDRLRSARVRRESYVGPWLPEPMLTSPDVAEDVMLADSVSTAMLFVLETLSPLERAVFVLSEAFGYSHAEIARCVGRSDAAVRQIAHRAKRAVEARRRRYDTDQATRQQATERFLAACLGGDVTALIEVLAPDVTMVSDGGGVTGAPRKAIHGHEYVARAIVILSRRMPDDARARVSQVNGGPGIVVHSGPTPVLAITLHLVKGAVETVHVVSNPAKLTGVVL; translated from the coding sequence GTGAAGGGAGGGATCGCGCTGTCCCACCACACGGGGGTGCACCGGTCCACGACCGAGCACAGGTTCGCCGAGCACCGCGCTCTGCTGCACGCTGTGGCCTACCGAGTGCTGGGCAGCGTCACCGAGGCCGAGGACGTGGTGCAGGACGCCTGGCTGCGCTGGAGCCGCGTCGACATGGCCACGGTCTCGGACGCCGAAGGCTATCTGGTCCGGGTGGCCATCCGGCTGGCGATCGACCGGCTGCGCAGTGCGCGCGTGCGGCGGGAGTCGTACGTCGGGCCATGGCTGCCCGAGCCGATGCTCACCTCGCCGGATGTCGCCGAAGACGTGATGCTCGCCGACTCGGTGTCGACCGCGATGCTGTTCGTGCTGGAGACCCTGTCTCCCCTGGAGCGGGCGGTCTTCGTGCTGAGCGAGGCCTTCGGTTACAGCCATGCCGAGATAGCACGGTGCGTCGGACGCAGCGACGCGGCGGTACGGCAGATCGCGCACCGCGCCAAGAGAGCTGTCGAGGCACGCCGCCGTCGCTACGACACCGATCAGGCGACCCGGCAGCAGGCCACCGAACGGTTTCTGGCCGCCTGCCTCGGCGGCGACGTGACGGCCCTGATAGAGGTGCTGGCGCCGGACGTGACCATGGTGAGCGACGGCGGCGGCGTCACCGGCGCGCCCCGCAAGGCGATCCACGGACATGAGTACGTGGCCCGTGCGATCGTCATCCTCTCCCGGCGCATGCCTGACGACGCGCGGGCTCGGGTGTCGCAGGTCAACGGCGGCCCGGGGATCGTCGTCCACTCCGGACCCACGCCGGTGCTGGCGATCACGTTGCATCTGGTGAAGGGAGCGGTCGAGACGGTGCACGTGGTCAGCAACCCGGCGAAGCTGACCGGCGTGGTGCTGTGA